One stretch of Chryseobacterium sp. LJ668 DNA includes these proteins:
- the ytxJ gene encoding bacillithiol system redox-active protein YtxJ: MSFFDKIFGEKQQEKQSKSFWNLIESEKDLENAIKKSYDGKIAIFKHSTSCFISKTVLRNFEKEIEEADEKVATFYFLDLLAHRNLSNKIAEDFGIRHESPQLIVIQNGNEVNNASHQDISLSQITL, from the coding sequence ATGAGTTTTTTTGATAAAATATTTGGCGAGAAGCAACAAGAAAAGCAATCAAAATCTTTCTGGAATCTTATAGAATCAGAAAAAGATTTAGAGAATGCCATTAAAAAATCTTATGACGGAAAAATTGCTATTTTCAAACACTCCACCAGCTGCTTTATTAGCAAAACCGTTTTAAGGAATTTTGAAAAAGAAATTGAAGAAGCTGATGAAAAGGTAGCCACTTTTTATTTTTTAGACCTTTTGGCACACAGAAATCTTTCTAATAAAATCGCTGAAGATTTTGGCATAAGACACGAAAGCCCGCAACTGATTGTCATCCAAAACGGTAATGAAGTAAATAATGCATCACATCAGGATATAAGTTTAAGCCAGATTACATTATGA
- a CDS encoding SDR family oxidoreductase, giving the protein MQLENKSVLITGADSGIGKAVALLFAREGADIAIVYHSDEEGASKVKNEIISLGKKSIIMKGDVNDSQFCKKAVEKTVAAFGKLDILINNAGTQFPCDNIENLEEENIRTTFNSNIIGMILLTKTAFSYLKEGSSVINTTSATAYQGHEELLDYSATKGAIVSFTRSLALQSKPKGIRVNAVAPGPVATPLTKDTFGEEEEDLSKPPLQRNATEEEVATSFLFLASDQAAQMTGQVLHPNGGIIVNG; this is encoded by the coding sequence ATGCAGTTAGAAAATAAGTCAGTACTTATCACAGGAGCAGACAGTGGTATAGGAAAAGCCGTCGCATTACTTTTTGCCAGAGAAGGTGCGGATATAGCAATCGTCTACCATTCTGATGAAGAAGGTGCCTCAAAAGTAAAGAACGAGATCATATCTTTAGGAAAAAAATCTATTATTATGAAAGGCGATGTTAATGATTCTCAGTTTTGCAAAAAAGCAGTTGAAAAAACAGTCGCCGCATTCGGAAAGCTGGATATTTTAATCAACAATGCAGGTACGCAGTTTCCATGCGATAATATTGAAAATTTAGAAGAGGAAAACATCCGTACAACCTTCAATTCAAATATTATAGGAATGATTTTATTGACCAAAACGGCCTTTTCTTATCTGAAAGAAGGAAGTTCTGTGATCAATACAACTTCTGCGACCGCATATCAAGGTCATGAAGAACTTTTAGACTATTCAGCAACCAAAGGTGCCATTGTTTCATTCACAAGATCACTGGCGTTGCAGTCTAAGCCAAAGGGAATCCGTGTTAATGCAGTCGCTCCCGGGCCTGTAGCGACGCCGCTTACGAAAGATACCTTTGGGGAAGAAGAGGAAGACTTATCTAAACCACCATTGCAAAGAAACGCTACAGAAGAAGAAGTTGCTACAAGTTTTTTATTTTTGGCATCAGACCAGGCCGCACAAATGACAGGGCAGGTTCTGCATCCTAACGGTGGAATTATCGTAAATGGATAG
- a CDS encoding pyridoxamine 5'-phosphate oxidase family protein encodes MSTENLTNAEAIKKIKELSEKARICMFATDLETLPLNSRPMSLQETDESGNLWFISSEASNKNFEIKEDRRVQLFFMNNSDSEYLSVYGEASIYKDKSTIEEKWSAMANAWFDGKDDPNVSIIRVQPKESYYWDTKAGKLVSMLSFVAAAVTGNKTDNSDGVEGNATI; translated from the coding sequence ATGTCAACAGAAAATCTTACAAACGCAGAAGCAATCAAGAAAATTAAAGAACTATCAGAAAAAGCCAGAATATGTATGTTTGCAACAGATCTCGAAACATTACCCCTTAATTCGAGACCTATGAGCCTTCAGGAAACTGATGAATCGGGAAATCTTTGGTTTATAAGCAGTGAAGCGAGCAACAAAAATTTCGAAATCAAAGAAGACCGCAGAGTTCAGTTATTTTTTATGAACAACAGCGATTCAGAATATTTATCTGTATATGGTGAAGCTTCAATTTATAAAGATAAATCTACCATAGAAGAAAAATGGTCTGCAATGGCCAATGCTTGGTTTGACGGCAAAGATGATCCGAATGTTTCTATTATCCGTGTACAGCCTAAAGAAAGTTATTACTGGGATACAAAAGCAGGAAAGCTTGTGAGTATGCTAAGTTTCGTTGCTGCTGCAGTTACCGGCAACAAAACCGATAATTCAGACGGAGTTGAAGGAAATGCAACCATCTAG
- a CDS encoding DEAD/DEAH box helicase, translating into MSFESLGLSHNIIHSVKKLGYLKPFPIQEQAIPVILQGKDLMGIAQTGSGKTACFVMPILEKLQNAEVKKDRNVQVLILVPTRELAIQIDEVFRAFTENLKREIRTMAVYGGVSINPQMKGMFGVEVLIATPGRLLDLIDHNALSISGIQHLVIDEADKMFQLGFGEEMDKLFGMMPVMKQTTLFSATLDDKVSEMKKRLSMNPILIEIKKEEVDIEHIEQLAYHVSPENKGPFLRYLIKEKKVEKALIFVSSTKSADNLVEKLKKNKIKAVAIHSQKSQGARRNNLEEFKVNGAQILVATDLLGRGIHIESLPCVINYELPRSPLDYIHRIGRTGRAGEKGTAINILTDDELQHFRVIQKKMGKKITLQRTEGIDLHGY; encoded by the coding sequence ATGTCATTTGAGTCTTTAGGATTATCACACAATATCATTCATTCCGTTAAAAAACTAGGGTATCTGAAACCGTTTCCTATTCAGGAGCAGGCAATACCTGTGATTTTGCAGGGAAAAGATCTGATGGGAATTGCCCAAACCGGTTCCGGAAAAACCGCTTGTTTTGTAATGCCTATTTTAGAAAAACTACAGAATGCAGAAGTAAAAAAAGATAGAAATGTTCAGGTTTTGATATTGGTTCCTACCCGTGAGTTAGCAATTCAGATTGATGAAGTTTTCAGAGCATTCACAGAAAATCTGAAGCGTGAAATTCGAACGATGGCAGTGTATGGTGGTGTCTCTATCAATCCACAGATGAAAGGGATGTTTGGCGTAGAAGTTCTTATTGCAACACCCGGTCGTTTGCTGGATCTGATTGATCATAATGCATTGAGCATTTCCGGAATTCAGCACCTGGTGATCGACGAGGCAGACAAAATGTTTCAGTTAGGTTTTGGTGAAGAGATGGATAAGCTTTTCGGGATGATGCCTGTGATGAAACAAACGACTTTGTTTTCTGCAACTTTAGATGATAAGGTTTCAGAAATGAAGAAACGTCTTTCAATGAATCCTATATTGATTGAAATTAAAAAAGAAGAAGTTGATATTGAGCATATCGAGCAACTGGCTTATCATGTTTCTCCCGAAAACAAAGGTCCTTTTTTGCGCTACTTGATTAAAGAAAAAAAGGTAGAAAAAGCTCTGATCTTTGTTTCGTCAACAAAATCTGCAGATAATCTGGTTGAAAAACTAAAGAAAAATAAAATAAAAGCTGTCGCCATCCACAGTCAGAAATCTCAGGGCGCACGAAGAAATAATCTGGAAGAATTTAAGGTAAACGGTGCACAAATTTTAGTTGCGACAGATTTGTTAGGTCGTGGAATCCATATCGAATCTTTGCCATGTGTCATTAATTACGAATTGCCCAGATCACCATTAGATTACATTCACCGAATCGGTAGAACAGGCCGTGCAGGCGAAAAGGGAACTGCCATTAATATTCTTACAGATGATGAATTGCAGCATTTCAGGGTGATTCAAAAGAAAATGGGTAAAAAGATCACGCTTCAAAGAACAGAAGGTATCGATTTGCATGGTTATTAA
- a CDS encoding Crp/Fnr family transcriptional regulator, which translates to MKTISCTKLDEDLLKSFGGTTKSYNEGEKIFHQGDVPLYYYQIVEGKVKENNQDGEGREFIHNILGAGQSFGDSMLFIDKRYPINAEAITDCRIIKLPKENFLNLLEKHPETSVQINSCMSQRMHYQFIMMQNLASNDPVIRLTGLLEYLKSFHSDDIPLSFQIQLTRQQIANLTGLRVETVIRTIKKMETANIVKIDKRKIFF; encoded by the coding sequence ATGAAAACTATTAGCTGTACTAAATTGGATGAAGATCTCTTAAAATCTTTCGGCGGTACTACGAAATCTTATAATGAAGGAGAAAAAATATTTCATCAGGGCGATGTCCCTTTGTATTATTACCAAATTGTCGAAGGAAAGGTAAAAGAAAATAATCAGGACGGTGAGGGGAGAGAATTTATTCATAATATTTTAGGCGCGGGGCAAAGCTTTGGAGACTCTATGCTGTTTATCGACAAAAGATATCCAATTAATGCTGAAGCAATTACAGACTGCCGAATCATCAAGCTGCCAAAGGAGAATTTTTTGAATCTTCTGGAAAAACATCCCGAAACTTCGGTGCAGATTAATTCATGTATGTCCCAAAGAATGCACTATCAGTTTATCATGATGCAGAATCTGGCCTCTAATGATCCCGTAATAAGACTTACAGGACTTCTAGAGTATCTTAAAAGTTTTCATTCTGATGATATACCATTATCATTTCAAATCCAGTTGACTAGGCAGCAAATTGCCAATCTTACAGGTCTTCGCGTAGAAACGGTAATAAGAACAATAAAAAAAATGGAAACAGCAAACATTGTAAAAATAGACAAACGAAAAATTTTCTTTTGA
- a CDS encoding YfiT family bacillithiol transferase: MNTIESKKFPIGEFKEKNTQCDIELDSHIKVIKNFPEKLKKLIEDFSDQQLDTPYREGGWTVRQLVNHLADSHANSFIRFKLALTENNPTIKPYDEARWAELQDSVDMSVKPAIRMLKGIHQRWYHLLKTLTNKQFERTFRHPEKEIDYNLRYYLALYAWHCNHHFAHIENLKLEKGW, from the coding sequence ATGAATACCATTGAATCTAAGAAATTCCCAATCGGAGAATTTAAAGAAAAAAACACCCAATGCGATATCGAATTGGACAGCCACATTAAAGTAATCAAAAACTTTCCCGAAAAATTAAAAAAGTTAATTGAAGATTTTTCTGATCAGCAATTAGATACTCCTTACAGAGAAGGCGGCTGGACAGTCCGACAACTTGTTAATCATCTTGCAGACAGCCATGCCAATAGTTTTATCCGATTTAAATTGGCCCTGACAGAAAATAATCCCACAATAAAACCGTATGATGAAGCGCGATGGGCCGAGCTTCAGGATAGTGTAGACATGTCCGTAAAACCTGCAATAAGAATGCTGAAAGGAATTCACCAGAGATGGTATCATTTACTCAAAACATTGACCAATAAGCAGTTTGAAAGAACTTTCCGTCATCCTGAAAAAGAGATCGATTATAACCTCAGATATTATTTAGCACTTTACGCATGGCACTGCAATCATCATTTTGCACATATTGAAAATTTAAAGCTCGAAAAAGGTTGGTAA
- a CDS encoding helix-turn-helix transcriptional regulator, translating into MMKSLAEDEILRLAKENSPRLLSKFKNLYPAFFEKLSTIQQNLQNSELIFCIYLKLNLTTKEIATYTFVTPKAIQNRKNRIRKKLNIPSTVDIYKWFDAI; encoded by the coding sequence ATGATGAAAAGTTTAGCAGAAGATGAAATCTTACGATTGGCTAAAGAAAATTCTCCGCGTCTTTTAAGTAAATTCAAAAATTTGTATCCTGCCTTTTTTGAAAAGTTGTCGACCATTCAGCAGAATTTGCAAAATTCAGAACTTATATTCTGTATTTATCTGAAGCTGAACTTGACGACCAAAGAGATTGCAACCTATACATTTGTCACTCCGAAAGCGATACAAAACAGAAAAAACAGAATCAGGAAAAAATTAAATATTCCTTCAACAGTTGACATTTATAAGTGGTTTGATGCAATCTGA
- a CDS encoding DUF1569 domain-containing protein → MVKKSLHNRIYFNEIMTRISLLSENSQRNWGRMNASQMLTHCYLVLQVPLKEIHLPKINFMFRAIGVLTKKEIQIFNNGIPHNMPSFQKLIVNFECDFETAKINLLNTLIKYDNAYKNHNLPSSHVLFGEMEEKDWGFLEYKHLNHHLKQFNV, encoded by the coding sequence TTGGTAAAAAAAAGTCTTCACAACAGAATTTATTTCAACGAAATTATGACCAGGATTTCTCTTCTTTCCGAAAATTCCCAAAGAAATTGGGGCAGGATGAATGCTTCGCAGATGCTGACTCATTGTTATCTCGTGCTGCAAGTTCCATTGAAAGAAATTCATCTTCCTAAAATTAATTTTATGTTCAGGGCAATTGGGGTTTTAACTAAAAAAGAAATTCAGATCTTTAATAACGGAATTCCGCATAATATGCCGAGTTTTCAAAAACTAATCGTTAATTTTGAATGTGATTTTGAAACAGCAAAAATCAATCTGCTCAATACATTGATTAAATATGATAATGCTTATAAAAATCACAACTTACCAAGCAGTCATGTACTTTTTGGGGAAATGGAAGAAAAAGATTGGGGCTTTTTAGAATACAAACACCTCAATCATCACCTGAAACAATTTAATGTATGA
- a CDS encoding Crp/Fnr family transcriptional regulator produces MSNITTYLAKVLEVPAERLSLCSIYYEIKKVSKGELLLQHGEVCRNTFFVEKGLLRMFSIDKNGKEHIIQFAPENWLIGDRSSLYFNEKSNYYIEAVEDSEVSVLQRDFFNKLLGEFPNSIEKNDLVLQKHVKSLQDRINSLLGETAEERYLKFIKMYPDLLLRVPQWMVASYLGITPESLSRVRKELARKNFITDK; encoded by the coding sequence ATGAGTAACATAACCACTTATCTAGCAAAAGTACTCGAAGTTCCCGCAGAAAGACTAAGCTTATGCAGTATATATTATGAAATAAAAAAAGTCTCTAAAGGCGAGCTTTTATTACAGCACGGTGAGGTTTGCCGCAATACCTTTTTCGTAGAAAAGGGGCTTTTAAGGATGTTTTCTATAGATAAAAATGGTAAAGAACATATCATTCAGTTTGCACCTGAAAATTGGTTAATTGGTGACCGAAGCAGTCTGTATTTTAATGAAAAATCTAATTATTATATAGAAGCGGTAGAAGATTCTGAGGTTTCTGTGCTGCAACGTGATTTTTTTAATAAACTGCTGGGAGAATTTCCAAACAGTATAGAGAAAAATGACTTGGTTTTGCAGAAACACGTAAAGAGTTTACAAGACAGAATCAACTCATTATTGGGCGAAACCGCTGAAGAAAGGTATTTGAAATTTATAAAAATGTACCCTGATTTATTACTCAGAGTACCTCAATGGATGGTCGCATCCTATCTAGGAATTACACCCGAAAGTTTAAGTAGGGTAAGAAAAGAACTAGCAAGAAAAAATTTTATAACTGATAAATAG
- the pdeM gene encoding ligase-associated DNA damage response endonuclease PdeM, translating into MNIAIKKIFIQDEIFTLTNQRALYWEKEKALIFSDLHIGKTAHFRKNGIALANHIMKNDLERLSVLIEYFQPEKFIIVGDLLHAGNNSDVDEFCSWKNQYPDIKFCLVQGNHDKISKTLEKKLCLDFRSTSLEIDEISFVHDFDRSNPKFQITGHIHPGYIINSPVKRIKLPCFTQTSKQLLLPAFSEFTGLDTKNIPKKGMYFVFTDSDIYEI; encoded by the coding sequence ATGAACATAGCAATTAAAAAAATATTCATTCAGGACGAAATTTTCACATTAACGAACCAGCGGGCGTTATATTGGGAAAAAGAAAAAGCTTTAATTTTTTCTGATCTACATATAGGCAAAACGGCACATTTTCGGAAGAACGGAATCGCTTTGGCAAATCATATTATGAAAAATGATTTGGAACGTCTTTCTGTTTTGATCGAATATTTCCAGCCAGAAAAATTTATTATTGTCGGAGATTTGCTGCATGCGGGAAATAATTCTGACGTCGATGAATTCTGCAGCTGGAAAAATCAGTATCCTGATATTAAATTTTGTCTGGTACAAGGAAATCATGATAAGATTTCTAAAACTTTAGAGAAAAAATTATGTCTCGACTTCAGATCGACTTCTTTAGAAATAGATGAGATTTCATTTGTTCACGATTTTGACCGATCTAATCCAAAATTTCAGATTACAGGTCATATTCATCCTGGTTATATCATCAATTCTCCGGTGAAAAGAATAAAACTGCCATGTTTTACACAGACTTCCAAACAACTATTACTACCTGCCTTTAGTGAATTTACAGGTCTGGATACAAAAAACATCCCTAAAAAAGGAATGTATTTTGTTTTTACCGATTCTGATATTTATGAAATTTAA